The DNA segment GGCACCGAGCGCCGGTGCGGTCGAGAGAATCGCCAGGCTGGCGATCAAAGAGACGATGAGGACGAGCCGCGGGAGAAATCTTTTCAGCATCTTCAACCTCCGATGCCAGAGCGATGGACGAAGCGACACTGCATGGGACTATAGCATGCCGCCCGCCGTTCGCCGGTGCTCCGCTCCTTCCCGCCGGGTCCAGCCCTGGGCGTCGAAATGTTCGAGAACCGGAATAGCCCATCGGCTGGTGAGGCCAAGTCTCTGCTTGACATCGCGCGCCGTAAAGCTCTCGCGTTCGCTGGCGAGGAGCTTCCGCCAGAGCGTTTCGAGGGCCGCGGTGGAGGCGACGAGATCGTTTCTCAGCACCACCAGCCGCTTCTCCTGCACCAGGCGCCGCACCACGCCCTCGACGATCGCGGGATTCTCCCCGAGTTCCCGCGCCGCCTGCTTCGGCGCCGGCGCCGGGATGCCCGC comes from the Acidobacteriota bacterium genome and includes:
- a CDS encoding SelB C-terminal domain-containing protein, with amino-acid sequence MNEPLLDRLAAHYEAAGIPAPAPKQAARELGENPAIVEGVVRRLVQEKRLVVLRNDLVASTAALETLWRKLLASERESFTARDVKQRLGLTSRWAIPVLEHFDAQGWTRREGAEHRRTAGGML